In Macadamia integrifolia cultivar HAES 741 chromosome 1, SCU_Mint_v3, whole genome shotgun sequence, a single window of DNA contains:
- the LOC122078087 gene encoding serine/threonine-protein kinase D6PKL2-like isoform X1 yields the protein MMAPLPGTCEIVELKKELDSVQCSKGVNSQSAESRMDDKARKHPILKYGSNYSIDNDLNQIFQAIDLRTSTRALGQLHQKDTGRFQKNALKKPVRVAASQGSGIGISESVTLKQALRGLCISQKLETAAMKRLSKPAPGVSEAGTIKRLYRAVVVEASGSGLPLDEGKASVVEISLVPEDRSSNSSEKIPEFMQVRMAKASNHSAQSSPRFAIPTKNKVQALPHDEIVPASTDIESETSNIEQPASKWKPMSAPSSSGSSSGGKVLEVDEIVPASTEVGSKTPTLDLWQGGKLHPIPSLASSSNGSKVSKSTGTDLRLAKPVFRNKNFIKKKGKQDLTSATSRSNMCDKIDSDLSPSTSISVSQTDNCTENNLRKEPISPASIGSNLSVEVSSNNVDSSQSKPGCILNKYDRDGAAGAKANVASRSKEKGEFSQSSKSSIGEYSSSTSASEESNLSGSSCGNRPHNSKDLRWQAIQHVQMQHGSLGLRHFKLHKRLGCGDIGTVYLAELTGTNCLFALKVMDNKFLASRKKMPRAQTEREILQMLDHPFLPTLYAHFTTEKLSCLVMDYCPGGDLHVLRQKQPGRSFLEQAARKQKAEKEIPGADSEDEVELPLSTKGKQLFYVAEVLLALEYLHMLGVIYRDLKPENILVREDGHIMLTDFDLSLRCTVSPTILRSSSSMMESEHLSGPCSESSCIDPFCLQPSWVQVSCFTPRLISATAKNKKLKSDMVAQVSPLPQLVAEPTSARSNSFVGTHEYLAPEIIKGEGHGSAVDWWTFGIFLYELLFGKTPFKGLGNEDTLANVVSQSLKFPESPFVSFQAKDLIRGLLVKEPENRLGSMKGATEIKQHPFFEGLNWALIRCSIPPELPKFPDLIVPAMESLKKESKCLAFRDMKENLEFELF from the exons ATGATGGCCCCATTACCTGGCACCTGTGAAATCGTTGAGTTAAAGAAAGAATTGGATTCAGTTCAATGCTCTAAAGGAGTCAATTCGCAGAGTGCTGAGTCAAGAATGGATGACAAAGCAAGAAAACACCCTATACTGAAATATGGCAGCAATTATTCTATAGACAATGATCTTAATCAGATTTTCCAGGCAATTGATCTGAGAACCTCAACCAGAGCTTTGGGTCAATTACACCAAAAAGATACAGGACGATTTCAGAAGAATGCATTGAAAAAGCCGGTTAGAGTCGCGGCATCTCAAGGATCAGGAATTGGAATTTCTGAGTCCGTGACCTTGAAGCAGGCGCTAAGGGGGTTGTGCATATCTCAGAAACTAGAGACAGCTGCAATGAAGCGGTTATCAAAACCAGCACCTGGAGTTTCAGAAGCTGGAACCATAAAGAGGTTGTACAGGGCAGTTGTAGTTGAGGCCAGTGGATCTGGTCTTCCATTAGATGAAGGTAAAGCGAGTGTGGTAGAAATCTCTCTTGTGCCAGAAGATAGATCATCAAATTCCTCTGAGAAGATTCCAGAATTCATGCAAGTTCGCATGGCAAAAGCATCGAACCATAGTGCTCAGTCTTCTCCTCGATTTGCAATTCCAACCAAAAACAAGGTTCAAGCACTGCCACATGATGAGATTGTTCCTGCATCAACAGACATTGAGTCTGAAACATCGAATATAGAACAACCAGCTTCAAAATGGAAGCCCATGTCCGCTCCTTCATCATCTGGCTCTAGTAGTGGCGGTAAAGTATTAGAAGTAGATGAGATAGTTCCTGCCTCAACGGAAGTTGGGAGCAAAACTCCAACGCTGGATCTGTGGCAGGGAGGCAAGCTACATCCTATACCTTCTTTGGCTAGCTCTAGCAATGGCAGTAAAGTAAGCAAATCTACTGGCACTGATCTGCGTCTAGCCAAGCCTGTCTTCAGGAACAAAAACTTTATtaagaagaaagggaagcagGATTTGACTTCTGCCACCAGCAGGTCTAATATGTGCGATAAAATCGATAGTGACTTGAGCCCAAGTACAAGTATATCAGTGAGCCAGACTGACAACTGCACTGAAAATAATTTGAGGAAAGAACCCATTTCTCCAGCATCGATCGGTTCAAATCTAAGTGTTGAAGTCAGTTCGAATAATGTGGACTCCAGTCAGAGTAAACCTGGTTGCATTTTGAATAAGTATGACAGAGATGGAGCTGCTGGTGCAAAAGCTAATGTGGCCTCAAGATCAAAAGAGAAGGGGGAGTTCTCACAGAGCTCTAAAAGTAGCATTGGTGAGTACAGTAGTAGCACAAGTGCTAGTGAGGAGAGCAATTTAAGTGGCTCTAGCTGTGGCAATAGACCTCACAACTCAAAAGACTTGAGGTGGCAGGCCATCCAACATGTCCAGATGCAGCATGGAAGCTTAGGGTTGAGGCACTTCAAGCTGCATAAGCGTCTTGGTTGTGGAGACATCGGAACCGTTTATCTTGCTGAGCTAACTGGTACAAACTGCCTATTTGCTTTGAAAGTTATGGATAATAAGTTTTTGGCAAGCAGAAAGAAGATGCCGAGGGCCCAAACTGAAAGGGAAATATTGCAAATGCTGGATCATCCTTTTCTCCCTACACTATATGCTCATTTTACAACGGAGAAGCTTTCCTGCTTGGTTATGGATTATTGTCCGGGTGGGGATCTGCACGTCCTTCGGCAGAAGCAGCCGGGCAGGAGTTTCCTTGAACAAGCAGCAAG GAAGCAGAAAGCTGAAAAGGAAATTCCTGGAGCAGATAGTGAAGATGAAGTTGAATTGCCGCTGTCCACCAAAGGCAAACAATT GTTTTATGTTGCGGAGGTCCTTTTAGCCTTGGAGTATCTGCATATGCTTGGGGTAATCTACCGAGATCTGAAACCAGAAAACATTCTGGTTAGAGAGGATGGCCACATCATGCTCACAGATTTTGACCTGTCCCTCAGGTGCACTGTGAGCCCAACTATTCTTAGATCTTCTTCATCAATGATGGAATCAGAGCACTTATCGGGTCCATGCTCGGAATCTAGTTGTATTGACCCTTTCTGCCTGCAACCATCTTGGGTCCAAGTATCCTGCTTTACACCTAGGCTTATATCTGCCACAGCCAAAAACAAGAAGCTAAAATCAGACATGGTTGCGCAGGTCAGTCCACTGCCACAGCTTGTGGCAGAACCAACCAGTGCACGATCCAACTCTTTTGTTGGGACCCATGAATACTTGGCTCCTGAGATCATCAAAGGAGAGGGCCATGGGAGTGCTGTTGATTGGTGGACATTTGGAATCTTTCTGTATGAACTTCTATTTGGCAAGACACCGTTCAAGGGTTTGGGGAACGAGGACACCTTAGCTAATGTGGTGTCACAGAGCCTCAAATTTCCTGAAAGCCCGTTTGTCAGTTTTCAGGCAAAAGATCTGATCAGAGGGTTATTAGTAAAGGAGCCAGAGAATCGGTTGGGATCAATGAAAGGGGCTACTGAAATCAAGCAGCACCCATTCTTTGAGGGCTTGAACTGGGCACTTATACGATGTTCAATCCCTCCAGAGCTGCCCAAGTTCCCAGATCTTATAGTTCCGGCAATGGAGTCACTTAAAAAGGAGAGCAAGTGTTTAGCGTTCAGGGACATGAAGGAGAATTTGGAGTTCGAGTTGTTCTAG
- the LOC122078087 gene encoding serine/threonine-protein kinase D6PKL1-like isoform X2, translating to MMAPLPGTCEIVELKKELDSVQCSKGVNSQSAESRMDDKARKHPILKYGSNYSIDNDLNQIFQAIDLRTSTRALGQLHQKDTGRFQKNALKKPVRVAASQGSGIGISESVTLKQALRGLCISQKLETAAMKRLSKPAPGVSEAGTIKRLYRAVVVEASGSGLPLDEGKASVVEISLVPEDRSSNSSEKIPEFMQVRMAKASNHSAQSSPRFAIPTKNKVQALPHDEIVPASTDIESETSNIEQPASKWKPMSAPSSSGSSSGGKVLEVDEIVPASTEVGSKTPTLDLWQGGKLHPIPSLASSSNGSKVSKSTGTDLRLAKPVFRNKNFIKKKGKQDLTSATSRSNMCDKIDSDLSPSTSISVSQTDNCTENNLRKEPISPASIGSNLSVEVSSNNVDSSQSKPGCILNKYDRDGAAGAKANVASRSKEKGEFSQSSKSSIGEYSSSTSASEESNLSGSSCGNRPHNSKDLRWQAIQHVQMQHGSLGLRHFKLHKRLGCGDIGTVYLAELTGTNCLFALKVMDNKFLASRKKMPRAQTEREILQMLDHPFLPTLYAHFTTEKLSCLVMDYCPGGDLHVLRQKQPGRSFLEQAARFYVAEVLLALEYLHMLGVIYRDLKPENILVREDGHIMLTDFDLSLRCTVSPTILRSSSSMMESEHLSGPCSESSCIDPFCLQPSWVQVSCFTPRLISATAKNKKLKSDMVAQVSPLPQLVAEPTSARSNSFVGTHEYLAPEIIKGEGHGSAVDWWTFGIFLYELLFGKTPFKGLGNEDTLANVVSQSLKFPESPFVSFQAKDLIRGLLVKEPENRLGSMKGATEIKQHPFFEGLNWALIRCSIPPELPKFPDLIVPAMESLKKESKCLAFRDMKENLEFELF from the exons ATGATGGCCCCATTACCTGGCACCTGTGAAATCGTTGAGTTAAAGAAAGAATTGGATTCAGTTCAATGCTCTAAAGGAGTCAATTCGCAGAGTGCTGAGTCAAGAATGGATGACAAAGCAAGAAAACACCCTATACTGAAATATGGCAGCAATTATTCTATAGACAATGATCTTAATCAGATTTTCCAGGCAATTGATCTGAGAACCTCAACCAGAGCTTTGGGTCAATTACACCAAAAAGATACAGGACGATTTCAGAAGAATGCATTGAAAAAGCCGGTTAGAGTCGCGGCATCTCAAGGATCAGGAATTGGAATTTCTGAGTCCGTGACCTTGAAGCAGGCGCTAAGGGGGTTGTGCATATCTCAGAAACTAGAGACAGCTGCAATGAAGCGGTTATCAAAACCAGCACCTGGAGTTTCAGAAGCTGGAACCATAAAGAGGTTGTACAGGGCAGTTGTAGTTGAGGCCAGTGGATCTGGTCTTCCATTAGATGAAGGTAAAGCGAGTGTGGTAGAAATCTCTCTTGTGCCAGAAGATAGATCATCAAATTCCTCTGAGAAGATTCCAGAATTCATGCAAGTTCGCATGGCAAAAGCATCGAACCATAGTGCTCAGTCTTCTCCTCGATTTGCAATTCCAACCAAAAACAAGGTTCAAGCACTGCCACATGATGAGATTGTTCCTGCATCAACAGACATTGAGTCTGAAACATCGAATATAGAACAACCAGCTTCAAAATGGAAGCCCATGTCCGCTCCTTCATCATCTGGCTCTAGTAGTGGCGGTAAAGTATTAGAAGTAGATGAGATAGTTCCTGCCTCAACGGAAGTTGGGAGCAAAACTCCAACGCTGGATCTGTGGCAGGGAGGCAAGCTACATCCTATACCTTCTTTGGCTAGCTCTAGCAATGGCAGTAAAGTAAGCAAATCTACTGGCACTGATCTGCGTCTAGCCAAGCCTGTCTTCAGGAACAAAAACTTTATtaagaagaaagggaagcagGATTTGACTTCTGCCACCAGCAGGTCTAATATGTGCGATAAAATCGATAGTGACTTGAGCCCAAGTACAAGTATATCAGTGAGCCAGACTGACAACTGCACTGAAAATAATTTGAGGAAAGAACCCATTTCTCCAGCATCGATCGGTTCAAATCTAAGTGTTGAAGTCAGTTCGAATAATGTGGACTCCAGTCAGAGTAAACCTGGTTGCATTTTGAATAAGTATGACAGAGATGGAGCTGCTGGTGCAAAAGCTAATGTGGCCTCAAGATCAAAAGAGAAGGGGGAGTTCTCACAGAGCTCTAAAAGTAGCATTGGTGAGTACAGTAGTAGCACAAGTGCTAGTGAGGAGAGCAATTTAAGTGGCTCTAGCTGTGGCAATAGACCTCACAACTCAAAAGACTTGAGGTGGCAGGCCATCCAACATGTCCAGATGCAGCATGGAAGCTTAGGGTTGAGGCACTTCAAGCTGCATAAGCGTCTTGGTTGTGGAGACATCGGAACCGTTTATCTTGCTGAGCTAACTGGTACAAACTGCCTATTTGCTTTGAAAGTTATGGATAATAAGTTTTTGGCAAGCAGAAAGAAGATGCCGAGGGCCCAAACTGAAAGGGAAATATTGCAAATGCTGGATCATCCTTTTCTCCCTACACTATATGCTCATTTTACAACGGAGAAGCTTTCCTGCTTGGTTATGGATTATTGTCCGGGTGGGGATCTGCACGTCCTTCGGCAGAAGCAGCCGGGCAGGAGTTTCCTTGAACAAGCAGCAAG GTTTTATGTTGCGGAGGTCCTTTTAGCCTTGGAGTATCTGCATATGCTTGGGGTAATCTACCGAGATCTGAAACCAGAAAACATTCTGGTTAGAGAGGATGGCCACATCATGCTCACAGATTTTGACCTGTCCCTCAGGTGCACTGTGAGCCCAACTATTCTTAGATCTTCTTCATCAATGATGGAATCAGAGCACTTATCGGGTCCATGCTCGGAATCTAGTTGTATTGACCCTTTCTGCCTGCAACCATCTTGGGTCCAAGTATCCTGCTTTACACCTAGGCTTATATCTGCCACAGCCAAAAACAAGAAGCTAAAATCAGACATGGTTGCGCAGGTCAGTCCACTGCCACAGCTTGTGGCAGAACCAACCAGTGCACGATCCAACTCTTTTGTTGGGACCCATGAATACTTGGCTCCTGAGATCATCAAAGGAGAGGGCCATGGGAGTGCTGTTGATTGGTGGACATTTGGAATCTTTCTGTATGAACTTCTATTTGGCAAGACACCGTTCAAGGGTTTGGGGAACGAGGACACCTTAGCTAATGTGGTGTCACAGAGCCTCAAATTTCCTGAAAGCCCGTTTGTCAGTTTTCAGGCAAAAGATCTGATCAGAGGGTTATTAGTAAAGGAGCCAGAGAATCGGTTGGGATCAATGAAAGGGGCTACTGAAATCAAGCAGCACCCATTCTTTGAGGGCTTGAACTGGGCACTTATACGATGTTCAATCCCTCCAGAGCTGCCCAAGTTCCCAGATCTTATAGTTCCGGCAATGGAGTCACTTAAAAAGGAGAGCAAGTGTTTAGCGTTCAGGGACATGAAGGAGAATTTGGAGTTCGAGTTGTTCTAG
- the LOC122077785 gene encoding putative low molecular weight protein-tyrosine-phosphatase slr0328 encodes MASIPSTETGSKPFSVLFVCLGNICRSPAAEAVFREIVMRRGLESKFKIDSAGTIDYHEGNQADPRMRAASKRRGIEITSISRPIRPSDFRDFDLIIAMDKRNRDDLLEAFNRWGLKEILPSNAHKKVRLMCSFCKKHDETEVPDPYYGGPKGFEKVLDILEDACESLLDNILNENSLILDP; translated from the exons ATGGCTTCAATCCCTTCAACAGAAACAGGGTCCAAACCCTTCTCTGTTCTCTTTGTCTGCCTCGGCAACATCTGCAGAAGTCCCGCTGCTGAGGCCGTCTTCAGGGAGATCGTCATGAGAAGAGGGCTTGAATCCAAGTTCAAAATCGATTCTGCTGGCACGATTGACTATCATGAG GGTAACCAAGCTGACCCACGGATGAGAGCAGCTTCCAAACGGCGAGGGATTGAGATAACTTCCATTTCGAGGCCCATTCGGCCATCTGATTTTAGAGATTTTGATCTCATTATCGCTATGGACAAGCGGAACAGAG ATGACTTATTGGAGGCTTTTAATAGGTGGGGACTCAAGGAGATACTCCCATCTAATGCCCATAAGAAG GTTAGGCTAATGTGCTCGTTTTGTAAAAAACACGATGAAACTGAAGTTCCAGATCCTTACTATGGTGGACCGAAAGGTTTTGAGAAG GTTTTAGATATACTTGAAGATGCTTGTGAATCATTGCTAGACAACATCCTGAATGAGAACAGCCTTATTTTGGATCCATAA